In Sodalis ligni, a single genomic region encodes these proteins:
- a CDS encoding GlcG/HbpS family heme-binding protein, which translates to MWDKNASPIARYTLNDKAAIHMVADIIEAISADPATSGLAAAIVGAGGELVAFGAHHSCPPLPRLLAQRKAYTALMLRRSTRIVQEDVRSGSLDMSVLNDPRLLPMPGGEPVFINGTVVGAIGISGLTAEKDIELAHYWAAQFS; encoded by the coding sequence ATGTGGGATAAAAACGCGAGTCCGATCGCGCGTTATACGCTCAACGATAAGGCCGCGATCCATATGGTGGCTGACATCATTGAAGCCATATCTGCGGACCCGGCCACCAGCGGGCTGGCGGCGGCCATCGTGGGAGCCGGCGGCGAACTCGTGGCGTTCGGCGCCCATCATTCCTGTCCGCCGCTGCCGCGACTGCTGGCGCAACGCAAGGCCTACACCGCCTTGATGCTGCGCCGCAGCACCCGCATTGTGCAGGAGGATGTGCGCAGCGGCTCGCTGGATATGAGCGTGCTGAACGATCCCCGGCTATTGCCGATGCCCGGCGGTGAGCCCGTTTTCATCAACGGCACGGTGGTAGGCGCCATCGGCATCAGCGGTTTAACGGCGGAAAAGGATATTGAGCTGGCGCACTACTGGGCAGCGCAGTTTTCTTGA
- a CDS encoding LacI family DNA-binding transcriptional regulator has translation MVKTVEQIATALHLSITTIRLVLNGKAEQYRISAKTQERIHNYVAEFGYKVNHTARSLKLNKTDTLGLIVPRLSNLFFSTLAEKLEIRCRDAGYQLMIGCTYSDARHENKLVEALLQRNVDGLFVVPSSLQSQNHHAKLVERRPLVLLDRDFGETGIALVVSDNCQGAEQLTRVMMAANGSAPLYFLAGDTEQPAIKMRLQGYRRVMGENPGQWILEAGHNRQEDGSLMMRQFFQRHHRAPQGFIASSLPILEGALSVLREQYGYIPAEINIGTFDEHAMLGFLSNNVWSMRQNEDAWAEHAFTAMQTALSGEAPPSGKVMIPMTMIHRQRAFVGE, from the coding sequence ATGGTAAAAACGGTCGAGCAGATTGCCACGGCGTTACATCTCTCCATTACCACCATTCGCCTGGTGCTGAACGGTAAGGCTGAGCAGTATCGTATCAGCGCCAAAACCCAGGAACGTATCCATAACTATGTGGCCGAATTCGGCTACAAGGTCAACCACACGGCCCGCAGCCTGAAACTGAATAAAACCGATACGCTGGGACTGATTGTGCCGCGCCTGTCCAACCTGTTTTTTTCCACCCTGGCGGAGAAGCTGGAAATACGCTGCCGTGACGCCGGGTACCAGTTGATGATCGGCTGCACATACAGCGACGCCCGCCATGAAAATAAACTGGTGGAGGCGCTGCTGCAGCGCAATGTGGACGGTCTGTTTGTCGTCCCCTCATCCCTCCAGTCGCAGAATCACCATGCCAAACTGGTGGAAAGACGGCCATTGGTGCTGCTGGACCGCGACTTTGGCGAGACGGGGATCGCATTGGTGGTGAGTGACAATTGCCAGGGCGCCGAGCAGCTCACCCGCGTCATGATGGCTGCCAATGGGTCGGCTCCGCTCTATTTTCTGGCGGGAGATACGGAACAGCCGGCGATTAAAATGCGTTTGCAGGGTTATCGGCGGGTCATGGGCGAAAACCCCGGCCAATGGATACTGGAGGCCGGCCATAACCGCCAGGAGGACGGGAGCTTGATGATGCGACAGTTTTTCCAGCGGCACCATCGGGCGCCCCAGGGTTTTATCGCCTCCTCGCTGCCGATACTGGAAGGCGCGCTCAGCGTTTTGCGTGAACAATACGGCTATATACCGGCGGAAATCAATATCGGTACCTTTGACGAACATGCCATGCTGGGGTTTTTATCCAACAATGTCTGGTCGATGCGGCAAAATGAGGATGCCTGGGCCGAACACGCGTTTACCGCGATGCAAACCGCGCTGAGCGGTGAAGCGCCGCCGTCGGGTAAAGTGATGATCCCCATGACGATGATCCATCGCCAACGGGCGTTTGTTGGCGAATAA
- the yfaU gene encoding 2-keto-3-deoxy-L-rhamnonate aldolase codes for MKDILANAFKAGLRRGEVQIGLWLSSTSAYMAEIAATSSYDWLLIDGEHAPNTVQDLYHQLQAIAAYDSQPVIRPVEGQRALIKQVLDIGARTLLIPMVDTAQQARDVVAATRYPPDGARGVGAGVARAARWGRVDAYMKRANDELCLLIQVESKAALDNLDEILAVEGIDGVFIGPADLSASLGYPDNAGHPAVQRIIEDSIRRIRQAGKAAGFLAVDVDMARKSIEWGANFVAVGVDTMLYTEALDRRLAQFRPKAADEPAAKGGY; via the coding sequence ATGAAAGATATTTTAGCCAACGCCTTTAAAGCCGGATTACGGCGCGGGGAAGTCCAGATAGGACTCTGGTTAAGCAGCACCAGCGCCTATATGGCGGAAATCGCCGCCACGTCCTCTTACGACTGGCTGTTGATTGACGGCGAGCACGCGCCGAACACCGTGCAGGATTTATATCATCAGCTGCAGGCCATCGCCGCCTATGACAGCCAGCCGGTTATACGCCCGGTGGAAGGCCAGCGTGCGCTGATAAAGCAGGTGCTGGATATCGGCGCCAGAACCTTGCTGATCCCCATGGTGGATACGGCGCAACAGGCGCGGGATGTGGTGGCGGCCACCCGCTATCCGCCGGACGGGGCGCGCGGCGTGGGGGCGGGGGTGGCCCGCGCCGCCCGCTGGGGACGGGTGGATGCCTATATGAAAAGAGCAAATGATGAGCTCTGCCTGCTGATTCAGGTGGAAAGCAAGGCCGCGCTGGATAATCTGGATGAGATTCTGGCGGTGGAAGGTATCGACGGCGTGTTCATCGGACCGGCGGATCTGTCCGCCTCCCTGGGCTACCCGGACAATGCCGGGCATCCCGCCGTACAGCGCATTATCGAAGACAGCATCCGGCGCATCCGCCAGGCCGGCAAAGCCGCCGGTTTCCTGGCGGTGGATGTGGACATGGCGCGCAAAAGCATCGAATGGGGCGCCAATTTCGTGGCGGTCGGGGTGGATACCATGCTGTATACCGAGGCCCTGGACCGGCGCCTGGCGCAGTTCCGCCCGAAAGCGGCGGATGAACCGGCGGCCAAAGGCGGCTATTAG